A part of Apodemus sylvaticus chromosome 19, mApoSyl1.1, whole genome shotgun sequence genomic DNA contains:
- the Zbtb12 gene encoding zinc finger and BTB domain-containing protein 12: MASGVEVLRFQLPGHEAATLRNMNQLRAEERFCDVTIVADSLKFRGHKVILAACSPFLRDQFLLNPSSELQVSLMHSARIVADLLLSCYTGALEFAVRDIVNYLTAASYLQMEHVVEKCRNALSQFIEPKIGLKEDGVSEASLMSSVSATKSLLPPARTPKPAPKPPPPPPLPPPLLRPVKLEFPLDEDLELKAEEEDEDEDEDVSDICIVKVESALEVAHRLKPPGGLAGGLGIGASVGSHLGELAQSSVAPNTVAPPQGVVKACYSLSEDAEGEGLLLIPGSRASVGATSGLVEAAAVAMAARGAGGSLGAGGSRGPLPGGFSSGNPLKNIKCTKCPEVFQGVEKLVFHMRAQHFIFMCPRCGKQFNHSSNLNRHMNVHRGVKSHSCGICGKCFTQKSTLHDHLNLHSGARPYRCSYCDVRFAHKPAIRRHLKEQHGKTTAENVLEAGVAEINVLIR; the protein is encoded by the coding sequence ATGGCCTCTGGGGTGGAAGTCCTGCGCTTCCAGCTGCCTGGCCATGAGGCTGCAACGTTGCGGAATATGAACCAGCTCCGTGCAGAGGAGCGGTTCTGTGATGTGACCATCGTGGCCGACAGCCTCAAATTCCGTGGCCACAAGGTCATCCTGGCCGCCTGCTCACCGTTCCTCCGGGACCAGTTCTTGCTGAACCCCAGTTCTGAGCTGCAGGTCTCGCTGATGCACAGCGCGCGTATTGTGGCAgacttgcttctctcttgctacACCGGCGCCCTGGAGTTCGCAGTCAGGGACATCGTGAACTACCTGACTGCAGCCTCCTACCTGCAAATGGAGCATGTGGTGGAGAAATGCCGGAACGCCCTTAGCCAGTTCATTGAGCCCAAAATAGGCCTTAAAGAAGATGGGGTCAGCGAGGCTAGCCTCATGAGCAGCGTCAGTGCCACtaagtccctcctccctccagccaGGACCCCAAAGCCAGCTCCAAAACCTCCGCCGCCACCTCCTCTACCCCCTCCGCTCCTGCGGCCGGTGAAGCTGGAGTTTCCGTTGGATGAGGACCTAGAGCTGAAGgcggaagaggaggatgaagacGAGGATGAGGACGTGTCTGACATTTGCATCGTCAAGGTGGAGTCTGCCCTAGAAGTGGCACACCGCCTCAAACCCCCTGGAGGCCTAGCAGGGGGTCTGGGTATCGGGGCCTCTGTGGGCAGCCACCTGGGAGAGCTAGCCCAGAGTAGCGTGGCCCCCAACACTGTTGCCCCACCGCAAGGTGTGGTGAAGGCCTGCTACAGCCTGTCAGAGGACGCGGAAGGGGAAGGCCTGTTGTTGATCCCGGGAAGCCGAGCCAGTGTGGGGGCCACCTCGGGCCTAGTGGAAGCAGCGGCGGTGGCCATGGCTGcccggggggcggggggcagtCTGGGGGCAGGGGGCAGCCGGGGACCTCTGCCCGGGGGCTTCTCGAGTGGAAACCCCTTAAAGAACATCAAATGCACCAAATGCCCGGAGGTGTTCCAGGGTGTAGAGAAGCTGGTCTTCCACATGCGTGCACAGCACTTCATCTTCATGTGCCCGCGCTGCGGCAAGCAGTTCAACCACAGCAGCAACCTCAACCGCCACATGAACGTCCACCGTGGCGTCAAGTCCCACTCGTGTGGCATCTGCGGCAAGTGCTTCACTCAGAAGTCCACGCTGCACGATCACCTCAACCTGCACTCGGGAGCCCGGCCCTACCGATGCTCCTACTGTGACGTGCGCTTTGCCCACAAGCCTGCCATCAGGCGACACCTCAAGGAGCAGCATGGCAAAACCACAGCTGAGAACGTGCTGGAAGCCGGTGTGGCTGAGATCAATGTCCTCATCCGCTGA